The Clostridia bacterium genome contains the following window.
TCTAAGATGATAAGGGCAGGTTTATCAGTTTGCGCCAACTGTAAAGCCTCATCTCCCCTTCTGGCCAATAGCACAGTAAATCCTTCCCGGCCAAGATACAAGCTCAGAAGTTCCAAGACATGTTCGTCATCATCAGCTACCAGGATGGTGAGGTTTTCCATGAATTCTTCTCTCCTCCTACGTCTCTGCACCTATTTTAACGGACCAGACCGCTAAACCCAACTGGGGCATCAAAGAAGTTCACAATTTGTTCATTTGATGGCCTCATTTCTGTCCCATATAATGGTTAAACTGATGGTGTCGGTCGGAGAAATATGGGCTCAAGAGGGAGGGCAAAAAGAAAGGTTCTATAAAAAATATATGCGAGCATCTCCGGCCCATGGGCAACGCCCAGAAAGCCATAATCGAAAGGGAGGTTAAGCATGTCAAAAAGAGCTTTGGCCGTGGTAGTAGCGGTTCTAATTGCAGGTCTACTGGTACCCGCAGCTTTTGCGGCAACCAATAACAGCTCCTCCAATTCGTCGGCAGGCGCTCAGGCATCAGCACCACCACCAACCTGGTTCACTCTAACTCCGGATCAACAACAGCAGATCCAAGATCTGCAACAGCAGATTTTAGATGTCCAAAAAAAGATAATCGATAAATATGTGGAATTCGGGGCTATAACTAAGGCCCAAGGCGATTGGGCCAAACAGCAGGTAGAATACCGCTACAAGAATCGTAGCCAACTCGGCATACCTGGGTTAGGTGGATTTGGGCGCCATGGCTGGGCCAAGCGTGGCTACGGAGGCTACTGCCCATACGCCCAAACGCCTGCGCCCAGTGGCTCCAATTCTGTCAGCTAAGATTCAAAAACTAGTAACTACCCCCTTTCCGGGCATTTGTCTGCCTTAAGAATAAAGAAAAGGCAAGGCGGGAAAATAGAATCGGAAAGGGGGTTGATTATGCCTCAAGGAGTAAGCTGTCAAGTAGAAGAATGTGTCCATAATGATATGAGGGTATGCAAAGCGGCCAGCATAGAAGTTAGAAACGTGGCGAATGTTGTCAAAGCAACCACCTCAGATCATACTGCCTGCGAGACCTTCAAAGTACGATAAGATCACTGGGTACTAGTTCAGCAAATGGTCCAGCCTCTTAGAGCTGGACCTGCTTTTTTAAGGGATAACTATTCTCGGCTATAGCATGTATAATGTTTAATGAAGCGCCAACTGGTACATAGAGTTTGATTGCCCACCCGAGGAGGTATAGATATGAGCGGATCAGCCGTTGGGCTATCCCCGGAATCCATCCTTGCTGAACTCATCCGCATCAATACTACCAACCCTCCTGGTCAAGAAACCAGCGTGGCTTGTTACCTGAAGGATTTGTTTGATTCTCAAGGTATACCCAACCAAATCATCGAGCCCGAACCAGGCCGGGCTAGCTTCGTAGCCACGCTGGGAAGCGGAGAAAAAGCGCTGCTGTTTCTCTCCCACACCGATGTGGTCCCCCCGGGGGATGGATGGGACTTTGACCCTTTTGGGGGAGAAATCAAATCAGGGATGGTTTTAGGCCGGGGTGCCCTAGATTGCAAAAGCCTGGTGGCGGCAGAGGCTTGGGCCCTGATTCAGTTGCATCATCAGAGCAGTCTTAACGGTAGGCTGACCTTCATTGCAGCTGCCGACGAGGAACGGGGAGGAAAACTAGGGGTAGAGTTTCTAATCGCCAATCATCCAGAACTATTTCAAGTTGATTTCGCCATTAACGAAGGGGCAGAAGAACCCGTAATCCTGAATGATTGCCCCCTCTATTTCATTCAAATCGGTGAAAAAGGAATGGCTCAAGCCAAACTTACTGCTAGAGGAATCTCGTGTCATGGCTCGGTGCCCTCTCTGGGAGAAAACGCGGTGGTGAAAATGGCTCGTGCCCTAGCCCGCCTAGCTGACTATCAGCCGCAATCAGTCATTATACCGGAGGTTCTATCCTTACTCAAGGAATTGGCTCATGAACTCGGTTTTGAGAGTCGGCATCCCCAAGAGATGCTTTCTAAGATCCTAGATTCACTTCCAGACCGTAACTTACGGGAAGACATCAGAGCCCTGACTCAAATGACTATTTCCCCAAACGTCATCAATGGTGGACTAAAGGCAAATATTGTTCCCGATCATTGTACGGCCGAGGTAGATATCCGAGTACTACCAGGGCAGAGTCAGGATTATGTTACAGATGTGCTGGATAAGCTCCTAGGAAAAAGCGTGGAATTCAATATCCCCAATTTCCAAGCCCCGACCATCTCTCCTTCCGATTCACCATATTTTCGGTTGCTGGCTCAAACCATAACCGATGTAGTCGAGCAATCCGCTCGTCGGTGGACTTCGAGAGTCCGTTGCGTTCCCTGGATATCGGCTGGGGGGACCGATTCCCGGTTTCTGAGGAGGGCAAACATACCCGCCTACGGCATTGCCGTCATGACTCCCGACTTCCCTCCGGAACTCCGCTCCACTGTTCACGGAAAAAATGAGCGCATTGATATATCTAGCGTAAGGTTGATGGCTAGGTGGCTGGTAACACTGGCACATAATTACCTTAAGTAGACTACATGCGTTCCCGCTCCCGAGCAAACACTAAAAGCAACAATCGTGCGAGCGGGGGACTCAAACTTGCGCAGTTTATGGAAGGGTTCTATCAGCTTTGGGCTGGTGAACATACCGGTAAAACTATACCCAGCCACCGAAAATAAAGATGTCAAGTTCCACTTAATCCACCGGGAATGCGGTTCGCCAATCCGTTATTCTCGGGTATGCCCCATATGTAATCGAGAAGTAGAACCCCAAGAAATCAGCCGGGGCTATGAATACCAAAAGGAGAGATACGTGCTTGTAAGCGATGAGGAATGGGAGCAAGCCCAACCAGCACCTACCGGAAATATCGATCTAATCCAGTTCGTTGCTTTGAATCAGATCGATCCCATCTATTTTTCTTGGCCTTATTACTTAACCCCTAATGAAGGCGGTCAAAAGGGCTATGCCCTCTTACTCCACGTAATGCGTCGCACCGGTAAAATCGCTCTAGCCAAAGTCGCCTTGCGCAACCGGGAATCGCTAGCAGCCTTACGCGTATATCAGTCTTGCCTGTTGATGGAGAGCTTACTCTACGCTGACGAAATAAGGTCGATAGATCTCCTACCGGAGCTGAACTTTGAGGTTCAGCTGGACGACCGAGAAATTAAGATGGCAGAAACACTAGTAGCAGCGTTGTCTGGCGATTTTAAGCCTGAGGAATATCACGATACCTATCGGGAAAACCTTCTCAACTTGATCCGGCAAAAAATAGCTGGGCAAGAAATAAGCATGCCCCCTCCGGCCCGGCAAGCTAAAGTTGTTGATCTCATGGAGGCCCTGAAGGCAAGCATTGAAGAGGCTGAAAAGCGAAAGCAAAAACCTAAAAGACAACGGCGCCAAAGGGAGGCCTAATCTTTTGTGCTGACAGCCCCAATCATACCCATGGAGCCGCTTTCCCATTCTCATATATTTGAGAGCAAAGATCATTTCTTCCAGGTTAAGTGGGATGGAGTTCGGATTATCGCTTGGGTAGAAGGAAAAGAAATCTGGCTTCAGAACCGCAAAGGCCATGATCGTACCCAGCACTACCCCGAGCTACGATCCTTGCCAGCAAGATTGCGCGGAACCGAGGCTGTTTTGGACGGAGAGATAGTGGTCCTAGACTCAAACGGTCACCCCAGTTTTCCCAGAGTTCTTGAACGAGATTTAGTCAGCAGGCCCCACATTACCACTGGAGTATTCCCGCGATGGCCAATCACTTACATCGTCTTTGACATCTTGTCTTGGAAGGGAAAGCTCCTCACCCCACAACCATTAGAAAGCCGACAGGAAATACTGCAAAAAGCACTGCGAGTTGACAAAACATCGAAATGGGCAGATAAAAACGAGACCCCAGATAATATCATCATCATTGAAAACTTCGCCAACGGGCCAAGCTTGTTTGCCGCAGTGCGCGAACACCACCTGGAAGGAGTAGTGGCGAAAAACAAGTCCAGCCCTTACTTGCCAGGCAAGAAGACTAGGCATTGGTTGAAGATAAAAAACCGCCGCCGGCAGCTTTGCCTAGTCGTAGGTTATTTAACCCGCAACCAGTTATTGAGCTCACTAGTTCTGGCCGCTTATCATGGGAAACAATTGCTATATTTAGGGCGAGCCGGAACTGGTCTTACCGAGAAACAGCGCCAGGAACTGGGACAGCTACTCCCTCATTTGCAGACAAAAACCAGCCCTTGGACACGACCGCCTCGTTTTCCTGGCTTGCAAGCCCATTGGATTGACCCGCCTATAGTTGTATTAATTGAGTTCCTGGAATGGACGAGCGACCTCAAACTCAGGTCGCCGGTCATTATTGGCTTTCCCAACCAGGATCCCGGCAAATGTCAAGTCTGAGGGAGGGAAAGTATTAATGCTAGTTCAAATTGGCAACCGAACTTTAGAATTGACTAATCTAGATAAAGTGTACTGGCCCAACGAAGGTTACACCAAAGCTCACTTGATTCAGTACTATTTGGAGGTAGCTCCCCACTTACTCCCTCACCTTCGCGACCGCCCTTTAGTTCTCAAACGGCACCCCGAGGGAATCGAAGGTAAGTACTTTTACCAAAAAGAATGCCCTGATTATGCCCCCGAGTGGTTGCCACGACTAGGAATAGCAACTACGGGACCATCGGGCGCAAAAAAACTCGTCCACTTTTGCTTAGCTCCAGACCTGCCAAGCCTCATCTGGATCGTTAATCAGGGTTGTATGGAAATGCACCCCTGGCTATCTACCTGCCAGCGCCCCGACCACCCCTCTTTTGCCGTGATTGACCTTGACCCATCAGCAACGGTTGGTTTTGGAGAAGTCCTGGTGGTTGCCCGCACCCTCAAGGCTACCCTCGACGAACTAGGCATCGTTGGATACCCCAAGACCTCTGGTGCTACCGGATTGCATGTCTACATCCCGCTTGCAGAGCGGTATACCTATACCCAAGTTCGACAAGCCTTACGGCGCTTGGGCGAGCTAGTAGTAGCTAAAAATAGCCAATATTGCACGCTAGAGAGAGCAGTTAAAAAGCGAGGCGCCAAGGTTTATTTCGACTATCTCCAAAACGTACGAGGTAAGACCATTGCCAGCGTCTATAGCGTCCGACCCTTACCGGGGGCGCCTATCTCCGTTCCTGTAGAATGGAGAGAAATTGTGGAGGGCCAATTTGTCCCAAGTGATTTTAACCTAGGCAACTTTCGTCACCAAGTACCACGGCGGTGGCAGCTTTTTAACCACTTATTGGAAAAGGGAGCCGAGCAAAACCTCGCCCCCCTTTTGCAACTGCCCAAACAAACCGCGCTTGGGTAAACCTAAAGCCCCTTTTCCTGGCTGGAAGCGATAGCCCGATCAATTTGAGCCTGCAAATGTGAAGGCAAACCAGTTATCTGAACATTCAGGAAGCCACGGACTATTACGGCTGTAGCTTGCTCCTCGCTTAGGCCCCGGGCCATAAGGTACTCGATCTCTTCCGGAGCAATTTTGCCGACGGCAGCCTCATGGGACAGATCTAAGTTCGGCGCCTTAGCTAAGAGCTCGGGAATAGCCTGAATAATCCCCTTGTCCCCTAGCATCAACCCCCGGCATTCAAGGTGGGCTTTCACTCCTGGAGTCTCGCCTACCAAACAACCCCGGTTGATTATGGTGCCACCAGTAGTTAGAGTACGGGCAATGATCTCAGCCCGAGTATCTGGCGCTTGCAATACTACCCTCGAACCTACATCTAGATTGGACCCTTCAGGTGCCACTACAATGGTATGGTACCTGGCTATAGCTCCCGGACCCTTAAGATAGGTGGTGGGATACATTTGCAGGTCTCGAACTGGATTCATGGACACGTAGTTAGAAAGGAATATCCCGCCTTCTTCAACGATGGTTCCAGTTCGAGGGCGGACAGCTACCTGTTCACCCCAGTTGTGGATCATGGTGAAAGTGACTCTGGCTCCCTTTTTAACGTAGAACTCCGATACCCCAATATGCAAACCCGAGGTTACATGGGCGCCAGTGGCACAACCGCTAATAATGTGGAGTTCCGAACCTTCCTCAGCAATGACTATGTTATGAACATCCTGTTCCAGACCTTCCTGCCCAATGTAAAGGCAAGCCTGCAAAGGAAAGATAGCCTTTACTCCTGGTAAAGCTCGAATGAAGTAACCATGTTCCTGATGTAGTTCAGCTCGAGCCGTGTATTTATCGGCATCAACAGCCAAGGCTTTCCACCAATAATCGGACAGCCAGGGATAGCGTTCCCGCGCCTCGC
Protein-coding sequences here:
- a CDS encoding DUF1540 domain-containing protein, with product MPQGVSCQVEECVHNDMRVCKAASIEVRNVANVVKATTSDHTACETFKVR
- a CDS encoding DUF2680 domain-containing protein, coding for MSKRALAVVVAVLIAGLLVPAAFAATNNSSSNSSAGAQASAPPPTWFTLTPDQQQQIQDLQQQILDVQKKIIDKYVEFGAITKAQGDWAKQQVEYRYKNRSQLGIPGLGGFGRHGWAKRGYGGYCPYAQTPAPSGSNSVS
- a CDS encoding Ku protein, which encodes MRSLWKGSISFGLVNIPVKLYPATENKDVKFHLIHRECGSPIRYSRVCPICNREVEPQEISRGYEYQKERYVLVSDEEWEQAQPAPTGNIDLIQFVALNQIDPIYFSWPYYLTPNEGGQKGYALLLHVMRRTGKIALAKVALRNRESLAALRVYQSCLLMESLLYADEIRSIDLLPELNFEVQLDDREIKMAETLVAALSGDFKPEEYHDTYRENLLNLIRQKIAGQEISMPPPARQAKVVDLMEALKASIEEAEKRKQKPKRQRRQREA
- a CDS encoding SufD family Fe-S cluster assembly protein; protein product: MGEPSRLDRIEDIKARNALSKKAAFGKDIDFSQYREKAKDHDYPKSLADLSPEDKEQMLRVGVDVEENERAGTFVQMDHSVIHCGATQEGIELLSTSEARERYPWLSDYWWKALAVDADKYTARAELHQEHGYFIRALPGVKAIFPLQACLYIGQEGLEQDVHNIVIAEEGSELHIISGCATGAHVTSGLHIGVSEFYVKKGARVTFTMIHNWGEQVAVRPRTGTIVEEGGIFLSNYVSMNPVRDLQMYPTTYLKGPGAIARYHTIVVAPEGSNLDVGSRVVLQAPDTRAEIIARTLTTGGTIINRGCLVGETPGVKAHLECRGLMLGDKGIIQAIPELLAKAPNLDLSHEAAVGKIAPEEIEYLMARGLSEEQATAVIVRGFLNVQITGLPSHLQAQIDRAIASSQEKGL
- a CDS encoding DNA polymerase domain-containing protein; the encoded protein is MLVQIGNRTLELTNLDKVYWPNEGYTKAHLIQYYLEVAPHLLPHLRDRPLVLKRHPEGIEGKYFYQKECPDYAPEWLPRLGIATTGPSGAKKLVHFCLAPDLPSLIWIVNQGCMEMHPWLSTCQRPDHPSFAVIDLDPSATVGFGEVLVVARTLKATLDELGIVGYPKTSGATGLHVYIPLAERYTYTQVRQALRRLGELVVAKNSQYCTLERAVKKRGAKVYFDYLQNVRGKTIASVYSVRPLPGAPISVPVEWREIVEGQFVPSDFNLGNFRHQVPRRWQLFNHLLEKGAEQNLAPLLQLPKQTALG
- a CDS encoding M20/M25/M40 family metallo-hydrolase, producing the protein MSGSAVGLSPESILAELIRINTTNPPGQETSVACYLKDLFDSQGIPNQIIEPEPGRASFVATLGSGEKALLFLSHTDVVPPGDGWDFDPFGGEIKSGMVLGRGALDCKSLVAAEAWALIQLHHQSSLNGRLTFIAAADEERGGKLGVEFLIANHPELFQVDFAINEGAEEPVILNDCPLYFIQIGEKGMAQAKLTARGISCHGSVPSLGENAVVKMARALARLADYQPQSVIIPEVLSLLKELAHELGFESRHPQEMLSKILDSLPDRNLREDIRALTQMTISPNVINGGLKANIVPDHCTAEVDIRVLPGQSQDYVTDVLDKLLGKSVEFNIPNFQAPTISPSDSPYFRLLAQTITDVVEQSARRWTSRVRCVPWISAGGTDSRFLRRANIPAYGIAVMTPDFPPELRSTVHGKNERIDISSVRLMARWLVTLAHNYLK